One genomic region from Clostridium saccharobutylicum DSM 13864 encodes:
- a CDS encoding glycosyltransferase, which yields MKILFITNLLPYPLDNGGKIKSYNTLEMLSEENDVDIFSFYESRKELDSLKYMKSKFNNVHIIEKPLTTSKNIKKMIFIAFRSLFNKLPFVLLKFKDNNMSQLLKKEISKNKYDLVYIDHLQLGVYWDILKMCNCPIYLDEHNCESQILKRKIKSGENILKNCFIRLEYKKLKNFEDKIVKKCDKVIVLSEEDKKCLMNGVDVNKNKFTVIPIPIQADFMKTIGSRINNKKTLNIMFLGTLTWFPNSQGIEWFVDKVIPKLEQTNSNYKLFIVGKDPSESLMNKCKQNNKIIVTGYVDDVNEYIEKCDIMIVPIFVGSGMRVKILEGLGKRIPIISTQIGAEGIDVENEKDILLAENEQEFINSIVKLTDNELYSSIQKSGRKLFDSKYSIEAVITNYKRLVLNDKELKKNE from the coding sequence ATGAAAATACTATTTATTACAAATCTATTACCATATCCTCTTGATAATGGGGGGAAAATTAAAAGTTATAATACTTTAGAGATGTTATCAGAGGAAAATGACGTAGATATATTTTCTTTTTATGAAAGTAGAAAAGAATTAGATTCGTTAAAATATATGAAGTCTAAATTTAATAACGTACATATTATAGAGAAGCCACTAACAACAAGTAAGAATATTAAAAAAATGATATTTATAGCATTTAGAAGTTTATTTAATAAATTACCATTTGTTCTTTTAAAATTTAAGGATAATAATATGAGCCAGTTATTAAAGAAGGAAATTAGTAAAAATAAATATGATTTAGTATATATTGATCATCTACAATTAGGTGTATATTGGGATATTTTAAAAATGTGTAATTGTCCAATATATTTAGATGAACATAATTGTGAAAGTCAAATTTTAAAGAGAAAGATTAAATCTGGAGAAAATATTTTAAAAAACTGCTTTATTAGACTTGAGTATAAAAAATTAAAGAATTTTGAAGATAAAATTGTGAAGAAATGTGATAAAGTAATTGTTCTATCAGAAGAAGACAAGAAGTGTTTAATGAATGGAGTAGATGTTAATAAGAATAAGTTTACTGTAATACCTATTCCAATTCAAGCGGATTTTATGAAAACAATAGGATCTAGAATCAATAATAAAAAAACGCTTAATATAATGTTTTTAGGTACTTTAACGTGGTTTCCTAATTCTCAAGGGATAGAATGGTTTGTTGACAAAGTTATACCTAAATTGGAACAGACTAATTCTAATTATAAATTATTTATAGTGGGAAAGGATCCTAGTGAATCATTAATGAATAAATGTAAGCAAAATAATAAAATTATTGTAACAGGTTACGTTGATGATGTTAATGAATACATAGAAAAATGTGATATTATGATTGTTCCTATATTCGTAGGCAGTGGAATGCGAGTTAAGATATTAGAGGGATTAGGAAAACGAATTCCAATAATATCAACACAAATTGGTGCTGAAGGTATAGATGTAGAGAATGAAAAAGATATTTTATTGGCAGAAAATGAACAAGAGTTTATAAACAGTATTGTAAAATTAACAGATAATGAATTATATTCAAGTATTCAAAAAAGTGGCAGAAAACTTTTTGATTCAAAATATTCTATTGAGGCTGTTATAACTAACTACAAAAGATTAGTTTTAAATGACAAGGAGTTGAAAAAAAATGAATAA
- a CDS encoding acyltransferase family protein, producing the protein MENLKFTRDDTSIAKGIAIICMFIHHLFTFPNRIKGSSEFISLFQFNGNNIEYWFGQYGRICVAMFLFFSGFGIYKQFAKNNAHVSSNVFKRLKNLYVNYWTVFIIFIPISFFTGYREFNLAEFFDNFVGYRSTYDGEWWFFELYVLVIATFPVTVKLIKNSSVTSFFKIMVLAVLSRTVYVSLKDVPLFNTFARTIFYSELNLLLTWLPCFLMGITFAKFDLFPKISQKFKDNKLDNIFVYLLICLVLMYVRFRNDDVIDFDYLIAPLYILCSVNIVKILKLNKLFVYLGKHSSNMWLVHSFFCYQYFQWWVYLPKISIFVLLWLIIITIATSIAIEFIKKQVTKLCSGEFKLSYMNRALRD; encoded by the coding sequence GTGGAAAATTTAAAATTTACTAGAGACGATACAAGTATCGCTAAAGGCATTGCAATTATATGTATGTTTATTCATCACTTATTCACGTTTCCTAATAGAATTAAAGGAAGTTCTGAATTTATTTCTTTATTTCAATTTAATGGTAATAATATTGAGTATTGGTTTGGGCAATATGGCAGAATCTGCGTTGCCATGTTTTTATTTTTTAGTGGATTCGGCATATATAAACAGTTTGCTAAAAACAATGCTCATGTTAGTTCCAATGTTTTTAAAAGACTTAAAAATTTATATGTTAACTATTGGACAGTATTCATAATTTTCATACCAATTAGTTTCTTTACAGGTTACAGAGAATTTAATCTTGCAGAGTTTTTTGATAATTTTGTAGGATATAGAAGTACATATGATGGAGAATGGTGGTTCTTCGAATTATATGTTTTAGTTATCGCAACATTCCCTGTAACAGTAAAATTAATTAAAAACAGTTCTGTAACTTCATTTTTTAAAATTATGGTACTAGCTGTATTATCACGTACAGTTTATGTTTCTCTTAAAGATGTCCCACTATTTAACACATTTGCTAGAACTATCTTTTATAGTGAATTAAACTTGTTATTAACATGGCTACCTTGTTTCTTAATGGGGATAACATTTGCTAAATTTGATTTATTTCCTAAAATAAGCCAAAAATTTAAAGATAACAAATTAGATAATATTTTCGTATATTTATTGATTTGCCTAGTTCTAATGTATGTAAGATTTAGAAACGATGATGTTATTGATTTTGACTATTTAATAGCACCACTATATATTCTTTGTAGTGTAAATATTGTTAAAATACTGAAATTAAATAAGCTTTTTGTTTATTTAGGCAAACATAGTTCAAATATGTGGCTGGTACATAGCTTCTTCTGCTATCAATATTTTCAATGGTGGGTATATCTACCTAAAATATCAATCTTCGTGTTACTATGGCTAATTATAATAACAATTGCTACTTCAATCGCTATAGAATTTATTAAAAAACAAGTTACTAAATTATGTTCAGGTGAATTTAAACTTTCATATATGAATAGAGCTCTTAGAGATTAG
- a CDS encoding WecB/TagA/CpsF family glycosyltransferase, producing MSRIKFLNTEIDNVTMLEAINKIDEFVSKRKPSYVVTPNVDHIVKLEVDEEFKEVYREADLILTDGMPLIWISNFKSMPIKEKISGSDFFPEVCKLASEKGYKIFLLGAAEGVAAKAAENLKNKFEGLNIVGTYSPSYGFEDKQEEIEKIIDIITKSKPDILAVGLGAPKQEKFIHKFRDRLNIPVSLAIGASIDFEAGNIQRAPIFMQKCGLEWFYRLCKEPKRMFKRYLVDDLKIFKIALKYK from the coding sequence ATGAGTAGGATTAAGTTCTTAAATACAGAAATAGATAATGTAACAATGTTAGAAGCTATAAATAAGATAGATGAGTTTGTATCGAAAAGGAAACCTAGCTATGTAGTTACTCCTAATGTTGACCATATAGTAAAATTAGAAGTTGATGAAGAATTTAAAGAAGTTTATAGGGAGGCAGATTTAATTCTAACAGATGGAATGCCATTAATATGGATATCTAATTTTAAATCAATGCCAATAAAAGAGAAAATTTCAGGTTCGGATTTTTTCCCAGAGGTATGCAAATTAGCATCAGAAAAAGGTTATAAGATTTTTTTATTAGGTGCAGCGGAAGGAGTAGCTGCAAAGGCAGCAGAAAACCTAAAGAATAAATTTGAAGGTCTTAATATAGTTGGGACATATTCACCAAGTTATGGCTTTGAAGATAAACAAGAAGAGATAGAGAAAATTATAGATATTATAACTAAATCGAAACCAGATATCTTAGCAGTAGGATTAGGTGCTCCTAAACAAGAAAAATTTATACATAAATTTAGAGATAGATTAAATATACCAGTTTCATTAGCAATAGGGGCTAGTATAGATTTTGAAGCGGGAAATATACAAAGAGCACCTATATTTATGCAAAAATGTGGTCTTGAATGGTTTTATAGACTATGTAAAGAGCCCAAAAGAATGTTTAAGAGGTATTTAGTAGATGATCTTAAAATTTTTAAAATAGCGTTGAAGTATAAGTAA
- a CDS encoding glycosyltransferase family 2 protein — protein sequence MNNTPLVFIILVNYKGVDHTIECIKSLNEITYSNYKIIVVDNDSQDNSVNKLKEYKKNFILIENKINTGFAGGNNLGINYAIKNNADYVLLLNNDTTVEPNFLDELINKTSPEIGINIGKILFYYDKSMLWYAGGRINALKGCTDVNGFEKDNGQYDEEKYVTFASGCCMLISKEVLNKVGMLMEEYFLYFEDTDYCAKVLNNGYKILYCPKSVIYHKESVSTVKESFNFLYYITRNRLYFIKDNIKGINKILSFIYSFIFIFTKAIIKNQDKKPILCAYKDFFRKKKGKLII from the coding sequence ATGAATAATACTCCATTGGTTTTTATAATTTTAGTGAATTATAAAGGTGTAGATCATACAATCGAATGTATAAAAAGTTTAAATGAAATAACATATTCAAACTATAAAATTATAGTTGTGGACAATGATTCACAAGATAATAGTGTAAATAAGTTAAAAGAATATAAAAAAAATTTTATTTTAATTGAAAATAAAATTAATACAGGATTTGCAGGAGGAAATAATTTAGGAATTAATTATGCAATAAAAAATAATGCAGACTATGTTCTTTTATTAAATAATGATACAACAGTTGAACCTAATTTTCTTGATGAGTTGATAAATAAAACTAGCCCTGAGATAGGAATAAATATAGGGAAAATATTATTTTATTACGATAAAAGTATGCTTTGGTATGCAGGTGGAAGGATAAATGCATTAAAGGGATGCACAGATGTAAATGGATTTGAAAAAGATAATGGTCAATATGATGAAGAGAAATATGTAACTTTTGCAAGCGGATGTTGTATGCTAATTAGTAAGGAAGTATTAAATAAAGTTGGTATGCTAATGGAAGAGTATTTTCTCTATTTTGAAGATACCGATTATTGTGCTAAGGTGTTGAATAATGGATATAAAATTTTATATTGTCCAAAATCAGTTATTTATCATAAAGAATCTGTTAGTACAGTTAAGGAATCTTTTAATTTTTTATATTATATTACAAGAAATAGGCTTTATTTTATAAAAGATAATATAAAAGGAATAAATAAAATATTATCTTTTATTTATTCCTTCATATTTATTTTTACTAAAGCAATTATAAAGAACCAGGATAAAAAACCTATATTATGTGCATATAAGGATTTTTTTAGGAAGAAAAAAGGAAAGTTAATAATTTAA
- a CDS encoding sugar transferase — protein sequence MQQLNAEMEETLFKEQIESRKLYCFIKRVMDILGSAMGLVILSPILLVIGIIVKIESKGPLVFAQERVGLNGKRFKMYKFRSMVANAEELKSKLHDQNEMNGPMFKMKEDPRVTKVGKFIRRTSLDELPQLVNVLKGEMSLVGPRPSLPKEVEQFEDWMMTRFSVKPGLTCYWQVSGRNDIEFEDWMKLDAKYVSERSTLVDIKLILKTFGVLFGDEHAS from the coding sequence GTGCAACAGTTGAACGCTGAGATGGAAGAGACATTGTTTAAAGAACAAATAGAATCACGTAAATTATATTGCTTTATAAAGAGGGTAATGGATATTTTGGGGTCCGCAATGGGATTGGTAATTTTAAGTCCAATATTGCTAGTAATTGGAATAATTGTAAAAATAGAGTCGAAGGGGCCGCTCGTTTTCGCACAAGAAAGAGTAGGTCTTAATGGTAAAAGATTTAAAATGTATAAATTTAGATCGATGGTTGCTAATGCAGAGGAATTGAAATCTAAATTACATGATCAAAATGAAATGAACGGTCCAATGTTTAAAATGAAAGAAGACCCTAGAGTAACTAAAGTTGGGAAGTTTATAAGAAGGACAAGCTTAGATGAACTTCCACAATTAGTAAATGTACTCAAGGGAGAGATGAGTTTAGTTGGACCAAGACCATCTCTTCCTAAAGAAGTTGAACAATTTGAAGATTGGATGATGACTAGATTTTCTGTAAAACCTGGCCTTACTTGTTATTGGCAAGTATCTGGAAGAAATGATATTGAATTTGAAGATTGGATGAAGCTTGATGCTAAGTATGTAAGTGAAAGAAGCACTCTAGTCGATATAAAATTAATTTTGAAAACATTTGGTGTGTTATTTGGAGATGAGCATGCAAGTTGA
- a CDS encoding YveK family protein, translated as MNEEIVRLEDIVDILNKRWKMILSITVITTLIAGILSFFIIAPKYEASTKLFIGKENSQTQDKNYNNSDIQMYQQLLKTYAGVITTNDLVENAINNADLNVTSQEVLKNLTVTPSANTQILEIKYISKDKTLSRDLVDSITNQFIKESTELIPNGNVKVIESVKMPENPVSPNKKLNIAIGFLLGLMVSIGLAFLLEFVDNTFKTKEQVEQILGLPVVGAIPDDFN; from the coding sequence ATGAATGAAGAGATTGTAAGACTTGAAGATATAGTAGATATATTAAATAAGAGATGGAAAATGATACTTTCAATAACAGTAATTACAACTTTAATTGCTGGAATTTTAAGTTTCTTCATAATTGCACCTAAATATGAAGCTAGTACTAAGTTATTCATAGGAAAAGAAAATAGTCAAACTCAAGATAAAAATTACAATAATAGTGATATTCAAATGTATCAACAATTATTAAAGACATATGCAGGAGTTATAACAACTAACGATTTGGTTGAAAACGCTATTAATAATGCTGACTTAAATGTTACTTCACAGGAAGTACTTAAAAATTTAACAGTTACGCCAAGTGCAAATACTCAAATATTAGAAATAAAATATATAAGTAAAGATAAAACATTATCTAGAGATTTAGTTGATTCAATTACTAATCAATTTATAAAAGAATCTACTGAACTTATACCAAATGGAAATGTTAAAGTAATAGAAAGTGTAAAAATGCCAGAAAATCCAGTTAGTCCTAATAAGAAATTAAACATTGCTATTGGGTTTTTACTTGGACTTATGGTCAGTATAGGATTAGCTTTCTTATTAGAATTTGTTGATAATACATTTAAAACAAAAGAGCAAGTAGAACAAATATTAGGATTGCCAGTTGTTGGAGCAATACCTGATGATTTTAATTAA
- a CDS encoding mannose-1-phosphate guanylyltransferase, whose translation MLCALIMAGGKGTRFWPLSTEEKPKQFLNLIGDDTMIQMTVNRIKPIIPMERIFVCTGAMYVDLVKEQLPELPERNIIIEPEGRNTTPCIALSALVIDRYFKDSTMIVLPSDHLIKDEEKFRNIIEESEDFLENNEQAIITLGMKPDRPETGYGYIKYNNETSKNDAFNTFKVDKFVEKPNEEKAKEYLENGSYLWNGGMFLWKTSTIIDEIKKYSPLTYEAIHEIESIKEENLQKLIDEKYNKTESISIDYAVLEKSKNIYVVPSEIGWDDIGTWKSVERYKEKDINNNILDGNARVIESNSNIAINKGKRIVMIGIDDVMTLETEDSIYIVNKDYMDNLRDYKNIV comes from the coding sequence ATGTTATGTGCTTTAATTATGGCTGGAGGTAAGGGGACGAGATTTTGGCCTTTATCTACAGAAGAAAAACCTAAACAGTTTTTAAATTTAATAGGTGACGATACTATGATACAAATGACAGTTAATAGAATAAAACCTATTATACCAATGGAAAGAATATTTGTTTGTACTGGTGCAATGTATGTTGATTTAGTAAAAGAACAATTGCCAGAATTACCAGAGAGAAACATAATAATTGAACCAGAAGGAAGAAATACCACTCCATGTATAGCATTATCAGCTTTAGTCATAGATAGATATTTTAAAGATTCAACTATGATTGTACTACCTTCAGATCATTTAATAAAAGATGAAGAGAAATTTAGAAATATAATAGAAGAATCAGAAGATTTCCTAGAAAATAATGAACAAGCAATAATAACACTAGGAATGAAGCCAGATAGACCAGAAACAGGTTATGGGTACATAAAATATAATAATGAAACTAGTAAAAATGATGCTTTTAATACGTTTAAAGTAGATAAATTTGTTGAAAAGCCAAATGAAGAAAAAGCCAAGGAATATTTAGAAAATGGATCTTATCTTTGGAACGGTGGAATGTTTTTATGGAAGACTTCAACTATCATAGATGAAATAAAAAAATATTCACCACTAACATATGAGGCTATTCATGAAATAGAAAGCATAAAAGAAGAAAATTTGCAAAAGTTAATAGATGAAAAATATAATAAAACAGAATCCATATCAATAGATTATGCAGTCTTAGAAAAATCAAAAAATATTTATGTTGTGCCGAGTGAAATTGGATGGGATGATATAGGTACTTGGAAATCTGTTGAAAGATATAAGGAAAAAGATATTAACAATAACATTCTTGATGGAAATGCACGAGTAATTGAATCTAATAGTAATATAGCTATTAATAAAGGAAAGAGAATAGTTATGATAGGAATAGATGATGTTATGACGCTAGAGACTGAGGATAGCATTTATATTGTTAATAAAGATTATATGGATAATCTTAGAGATTATAAAAATATTGTTTAA
- a CDS encoding CpsD/CapB family tyrosine-protein kinase: MFSAKKLENAVANQQYRGFVVEKKPKSIAAEAYRTLRTNIQYSSFDKEIRSIVVTSAEAAEGKSTVSGNLAISFAQNEKKVIIVDCDLRKPSVHKNFKISNLVGLSEVLIGKAKLEEVVQSRNEYLDMLPSGKIPPNPSEMLSSKAMVNLIEKLKETYDIIILDSAPLLAVTDAQILSKDVDGTILVTRAGRTKRESVIEAKNLLTKVGANIIGSVLHAVENTRGKYYYYYGSNEDGDETKTKKKHK, translated from the coding sequence ATGTTTTCAGCAAAAAAATTAGAAAACGCAGTAGCAAATCAACAATATAGAGGATTTGTAGTAGAAAAAAAACCAAAGTCAATAGCAGCAGAAGCTTATAGAACTTTAAGAACTAATATTCAGTATTCATCATTTGATAAGGAAATTAGAAGTATAGTAGTTACAAGTGCTGAAGCAGCTGAAGGAAAATCAACAGTATCTGGTAATCTTGCAATATCTTTTGCTCAAAATGAGAAAAAGGTAATAATTGTAGATTGTGATTTAAGAAAACCATCAGTACATAAAAATTTTAAAATATCTAATTTAGTAGGTCTTTCAGAAGTACTTATAGGAAAAGCAAAATTAGAAGAAGTAGTTCAAAGTCGTAATGAATATCTTGATATGCTTCCATCTGGTAAGATACCACCAAATCCATCAGAAATGTTATCATCAAAGGCTATGGTTAATTTAATAGAAAAGCTAAAAGAAACATATGATATAATAATACTAGATAGTGCACCACTTTTAGCAGTTACAGATGCTCAAATTCTGTCTAAAGACGTAGATGGAACTATACTTGTTACAAGGGCAGGTAGAACAAAAAGAGAATCAGTAATTGAAGCTAAAAATCTTTTAACTAAAGTTGGTGCTAACATAATAGGTAGTGTATTACACGCAGTGGAAAACACAAGAGGTAAATATTATTACTATTATGGATCTAATGAAGATGGTGATGAAACCAAAACTAAAAAGAAACACAAATAA
- a CDS encoding tyrosine-protein phosphatase, producing MIDIHSHIIPGIDDGSKNMEMTLEMLIAAEKSGTKKIVATPHYLMEYGEAKINEVKDHVEKINSIVNDEGINIEVYAGQEVYFTHNIINDYLEGNIGTINDSRYMLIEFSMRNQEQNLFDTLYELQVRNIVPIIAHPERYKYIINKPSIINDFINEGYLFQMNAGSLEGVFGDSVRKTAEILITNGIYNFIGSDAHNTTTRSVGISEGVDLANAKNKINGELIGESSRRLILNEDIEFCGQKIKEKKSIFSFFGR from the coding sequence ATGATAGATATTCATTCACATATTATACCTGGAATTGATGATGGATCTAAAAATATGGAAATGACATTAGAAATGTTAATAGCTGCAGAAAAAAGCGGTACCAAGAAAATTGTAGCAACTCCCCATTATTTAATGGAATATGGAGAAGCAAAGATTAATGAAGTTAAGGATCATGTAGAAAAAATCAATTCTATTGTAAATGACGAAGGAATAAATATAGAAGTTTATGCGGGTCAAGAAGTATATTTTACGCATAATATAATCAATGATTATTTAGAAGGAAATATTGGAACTATAAATGATTCAAGATATATGCTTATTGAGTTTTCAATGAGGAATCAAGAGCAAAATCTATTTGATACACTTTATGAGTTGCAAGTTAGAAATATAGTTCCTATAATAGCGCATCCAGAGAGATATAAATATATTATAAATAAACCTTCAATTATTAATGATTTCATTAATGAAGGGTATTTATTTCAAATGAATGCAGGAAGTTTAGAAGGAGTATTTGGAGATAGTGTCAGAAAAACAGCTGAAATATTAATTACTAATGGAATATATAATTTTATAGGTTCAGATGCTCATAATACTACAACTAGATCTGTAGGGATTTCTGAAGGTGTGGATTTAGCAAATGCTAAAAATAAAATAAATGGTGAATTAATTGGAGAAAGTTCAAGAAGACTTATTTTAAACGAAGATATAGAATTCTGCGGCCAAAAAATAAAAGAAAAGAAATCTATATTTTCATTTTTCGGTAGATAA
- a CDS encoding N-acetylmuramoyl-L-alanine amidase family protein, with the protein MNKKLKQLIAIALTVSSVAAFGPTNVFSLITPVSARTSVLDPDELKTLNITTSNGSNLKICSDSYDGKEVDISDIDPDSNKEFYAVLPTGNTKINVSADIKGKNYIAKIFTSKNENAKAYDPARPYDEGNDIYLTDDVTNLYIRIYRSQDDYDEVKDTDVTDCSNTYIVHIKKEEAFSKKYPANSDNDSQTNHEYKQSKDIYNNSNNIEKIIVPGSSQIEIKSSQWVKDALGWQYNGSDGTPVKNAWLLDNQTGKYYYVQTDGYMTTGWKYIDGNWYCFDNSGVMQTGWIQSSDGSWYYLYSSGKMAKDTTIDGYTLSYNGQMM; encoded by the coding sequence ATGAATAAAAAGCTTAAACAATTAATTGCAATTGCTCTTACAGTAAGTTCTGTTGCAGCATTTGGTCCTACAAATGTTTTTAGTTTAATAACACCAGTTAGTGCAAGAACTTCGGTTTTAGATCCAGATGAATTGAAAACATTAAATATAACAACATCAAATGGCAGTAATTTAAAAATTTGCAGTGATAGTTATGATGGAAAAGAAGTTGATATATCTGATATAGACCCAGATAGTAATAAGGAATTTTATGCAGTATTGCCAACAGGAAATACTAAAATAAATGTATCTGCAGATATAAAGGGAAAGAATTATATTGCAAAAATCTTTACATCTAAAAATGAAAATGCAAAAGCATATGATCCAGCAAGACCATATGATGAAGGGAATGATATATATTTAACAGATGATGTTACAAATCTTTATATAAGAATATATAGAAGTCAAGATGATTATGATGAAGTTAAAGATACTGATGTAACAGATTGTTCAAATACTTATATAGTACACATTAAAAAAGAAGAGGCTTTCTCAAAGAAGTATCCAGCTAATAGTGATAATGATAGTCAAACTAATCATGAATATAAGCAAAGTAAGGATATCTACAATAATAGTAATAATATAGAAAAAATAATTGTACCGGGATCAAGTCAAATTGAAATAAAGTCAAGCCAATGGGTAAAAGATGCACTTGGATGGCAATATAATGGTTCTGATGGAACTCCAGTAAAGAATGCTTGGTTATTAGATAATCAAACAGGTAAATATTATTATGTACAAACAGATGGTTATATGACTACTGGATGGAAATATATTGATGGAAATTGGTATTGTTTTGATAATAGTGGAGTAATGCAAACAGGATGGATTCAATCAAGTGATGGAAGTTGGTATTATTTATATTCATCTGGAAAAATGGCTAAAGATACAACGATTGATGGATATACACTAAGTTATAATGGACAAATGATGTAA
- a CDS encoding N-acetylmuramoyl-L-alanine amidase family protein: protein MIKSKLKSLIALSAISLLTMATVLPTSASAAWKQDSNGWWNTEGDSYSTGWRSINGAWYYFNTDGYMKTGWLNDNGTWYYLNDSGSMNNGWVNSNGSWYYLDPSSGAMKTGWANNNGTWYYLDPSSGAMKTGLVQVDNKTYYLNNSGAMQTGNITINGQSYTFATSGEKLTTTASSTNSTSSTATDTTTTSSDSSSNSGSSRSSSGGSSGGSSSSSSSNSSSSNSSYSNVFGTWKVAKRLDSNATSQLSALKISLAIGENVTISSSKIHTSIGNVNNPKFSSKTLTASAFAASYPDTFASLGIDADKIQCVTVSGSFDGSNGSGSLLVIDNNTLYVYAKGTLFELDRVS from the coding sequence ATGATAAAATCAAAGCTAAAAAGTCTGATAGCATTATCAGCAATATCATTACTGACAATGGCAACTGTTCTTCCAACATCAGCTTCTGCTGCTTGGAAACAAGACTCTAATGGTTGGTGGAATACTGAAGGCGATTCATATTCTACAGGTTGGAGGTCTATTAATGGTGCTTGGTATTATTTTAATACAGATGGATATATGAAAACTGGTTGGTTAAACGACAATGGTACTTGGTATTATCTAAATGATTCCGGTTCTATGAATAACGGATGGGTAAACAGCAATGGCTCTTGGTATTACTTAGATCCTTCTTCAGGTGCTATGAAAACAGGATGGGCAAACAATAATGGAACTTGGTATTACCTAGACCCTTCTTCAGGTGCTATGAAAACAGGATTAGTTCAAGTAGATAATAAAACATATTACTTAAATAACTCTGGTGCTATGCAAACTGGAAACATTACAATTAATGGTCAAAGTTATACTTTTGCTACAAGTGGCGAAAAATTAACTACAACTGCTTCAAGCACAAATAGTACAAGCAGTACTGCAACTGACACAACAACAACTTCTTCTGATTCTTCATCAAATTCTGGCAGTTCAAGATCAAGTTCTGGTGGATCAAGTGGTGGATCTAGCTCTAGCAGTTCAAGTAACTCAAGCAGTTCTAATTCATCATATAGTAATGTATTTGGTACATGGAAAGTTGCAAAGCGACTTGATTCAAATGCTACTTCACAATTAAGTGCCTTAAAAATAAGTCTTGCAATTGGAGAAAATGTTACGATTTCTAGCAGTAAAATACACACAAGTATTGGTAATGTTAATAATCCAAAATTCTCATCTAAGACATTAACTGCTTCAGCTTTTGCAGCTTCTTATCCTGATACATTTGCAAGTTTAGGTATAGATGCTGATAAAATTCAATGCGTTACTGTTTCTGGATCATTTGATGGAAGTAACGGCAGTGGATCTTTATTAGTTATAGATAACAATACATTATACGTATACGCAAAAGGAACTCTTTTCGAACTTGATAGAGTTTCATAG